A region of Mycobacteriales bacterium DNA encodes the following proteins:
- the rimO gene encoding 30S ribosomal protein S12 methylthiotransferase RimO: MTAPRRVSLVTLGCARNEVDSEELAGRLDAAGWELSDQAPDVVVVNTCGFVESAKKDSIDTLLAASDTGAKVVAVGCLAERYGEQLAEQLPEADAVLGFDAYTALPDSLGAVLRGEAVASHTPGDRRTLLPISPVERARAVEPGVIDIGLPGHAGGPTVLRRRLDDSPVAPLKLASGCDRRCAFCAIPSFRGSFVSRRPSDVLAEARWLAGHGVRELVLVSENSTSYGKDLGDLRLLETLLPELAALDGVERVRLSYLQPAEMRPGLVEVLTGTPGVAPYFDMSFQHASPSVLRRMRRFGSTETFLALLEQIRAGDPAAAVRSNVIVGFPGETEDDVAELERFLVAARLDAVGVFGYSDEDGTEAESLPDHLPQEVIDARVTRLTRLVEELTSQRAEERVGEVVEVLVESVGDGVVEGRTAGQAPEVDGATTLTGPGLDRLAVGDLVRVRVARSEGVDLVAELAELHSPALA; encoded by the coding sequence ATGACCGCTCCGCGCCGCGTCTCGCTGGTGACGCTGGGCTGCGCCCGTAACGAGGTCGACTCCGAGGAGCTGGCCGGCCGGCTCGACGCGGCCGGGTGGGAGCTGTCCGACCAGGCCCCGGACGTCGTCGTGGTCAACACCTGCGGCTTCGTCGAGAGTGCCAAGAAGGACTCGATCGACACGCTGCTCGCCGCCTCCGACACCGGGGCGAAGGTCGTCGCCGTCGGCTGTCTGGCCGAGCGGTACGGCGAACAGCTCGCCGAACAGCTGCCCGAGGCGGATGCGGTGCTGGGCTTCGACGCCTACACGGCGCTGCCCGATTCGCTCGGGGCGGTCCTGCGCGGGGAGGCCGTCGCCAGCCACACCCCCGGCGACCGCCGCACGCTGCTGCCGATCAGCCCGGTCGAGCGGGCGAGGGCCGTCGAGCCGGGGGTGATCGACATCGGCCTGCCCGGCCACGCGGGCGGGCCGACCGTCCTGCGCCGCCGGCTGGACGACAGCCCGGTCGCGCCGCTGAAGCTGGCCTCCGGCTGCGACCGCCGCTGCGCGTTCTGCGCCATCCCGAGCTTTCGCGGCTCGTTCGTCTCCCGGCGGCCCTCCGACGTGCTCGCCGAGGCGCGCTGGCTGGCCGGGCACGGCGTCCGCGAGCTCGTGCTGGTGAGCGAGAACTCCACGTCCTACGGCAAGGATCTCGGTGACCTGCGGCTGCTCGAGACGCTGCTCCCCGAGCTGGCGGCGCTGGACGGCGTCGAGCGGGTGCGGCTGTCCTACCTGCAGCCGGCGGAGATGCGGCCGGGTCTGGTCGAGGTGCTGACCGGCACGCCGGGCGTCGCGCCGTACTTCGACATGAGCTTCCAGCACGCCTCGCCGTCGGTGCTGCGCCGGATGCGCCGCTTCGGCAGCACCGAGACGTTCCTGGCGCTGCTGGAGCAGATCCGGGCCGGCGACCCGGCCGCCGCCGTCCGCAGCAACGTCATCGTCGGCTTTCCCGGCGAGACCGAGGACGACGTCGCGGAGCTCGAGCGGTTCCTGGTCGCGGCCCGGCTCGATGCGGTCGGCGTCTTCGGCTACTCCGACGAGGACGGCACCGAGGCCGAGTCGCTGCCGGACCACCTGCCGCAGGAGGTCATCGATGCCCGCGTCACCCGGCTGACCCGCCTGGTCGAGGAGCTGACCAGCCAGCGGGCGGAGGAGCGCGTGGGGGAGGTGGTCGAGGTGCTCGTGGAGTCCGTCGGCGACGGCGTCGTCGAGGGCCGCACCGCCGGCCAGGCGCCGGAGGTGGACGGCGCGACGACGCTGACCGGTCCGGGCCTTGACCGGTTGGCCGTGGGCGACCTCGTGCGCGTCCGGGTCGCCCGCAGCGAGGGCGTCGATCTGGTCGCCGAGCTGGCCGAGCTGCACAGCCCCGCGCTGGCGTGA
- the pgsA gene encoding CDP-diacylglycerol--glycerol-3-phosphate 3-phosphatidyltransferase → MAAAAPVSPWNLANYLTVLRLLLVPVFLAVLFARGGQDAGLRLIAAAVFVLAALTDRIDGQIARSRGLVTSFGKLMDPIADKALIGAALIGLSLLGELPWWVTVLVLVREIGVTLLRLVVLRHGVLPSGRGGKLKTALQGVALTLYLLPLSGVLHTGAGVLMAVAVLLTVVTGVEIVVRALVLRATSERAETKRRRRA, encoded by the coding sequence GTGGCGGCCGCCGCGCCGGTCAGCCCGTGGAACCTGGCGAACTACCTCACCGTCCTGCGCCTGCTGCTCGTCCCGGTCTTCCTCGCCGTGCTGTTCGCGCGCGGCGGTCAGGACGCCGGGTTACGGCTGATTGCCGCCGCGGTCTTCGTCCTCGCTGCGCTGACCGACCGCATCGACGGCCAGATCGCCCGCAGCCGTGGGCTGGTCACCTCCTTCGGCAAGCTGATGGACCCGATCGCCGACAAGGCGCTGATCGGTGCGGCGCTGATCGGGCTGTCGCTGCTCGGCGAGCTGCCGTGGTGGGTGACGGTGCTGGTCCTCGTGCGGGAGATCGGCGTGACGCTGCTGCGGCTGGTCGTGCTGCGCCACGGCGTCCTGCCTTCCGGCCGCGGCGGCAAGCTCAAGACGGCGCTCCAGGGCGTGGCTCTCACGCTCTACCTGCTGCCGCTGAGCGGTGTCCTGCACACCGGGGCCGGCGTCCTGATGGCGGTTGCGGTGCTGCTGACCGTCGTCACCGGCGTCGAGATCGTGGTCCGGGCCCTGGTGCTGCGGGCCACCTCCGAGCGGGCCGAGACGAAGCGGCGACGCCGCGCGTGA
- a CDS encoding competence/damage-inducible protein A yields the protein MRSAVVAVGDELLLGDIVNGNAAWLGAELAAVGAPVVHSSMVGDDATRIVTAVRRALEDADVVVVTGGLGPTVDDLTRHAVAEVAGVPLDRQAHLEERLRGQFAAYGYDLPDAALQQADLPRGATALENPVGTAPGLRVELGDRLVFALPGPPHELAAVMSGGVLAEIAARSGQVVLTRTLHCAGLGESAVAGLVDAAVPVPAGVALAYLAAGGIVRVRLTTAAAGAAEADRVLHPLVEAAREVLGDSVFGHDADNLAAVVVRRLAAAGATLAVAESLTAGLLGAAVTEIPGSSAVFRGGVQVYASDLKVSLAGVPEQVLAAHGAVSSPTAAALADGVRARLGATYGLGLTGVAGPDLQEGQPAGTLHVGLSGPAGTTIRSLRVPGDRSRVRLLAVTAALDLLRRALPAESGGG from the coding sequence GTGAGGTCTGCCGTCGTCGCGGTGGGTGACGAGCTGCTGCTCGGCGACATCGTCAACGGCAACGCGGCCTGGCTCGGTGCCGAGCTGGCCGCCGTCGGTGCGCCCGTCGTGCACTCCTCGATGGTCGGGGACGACGCGACCCGCATCGTCACGGCGGTACGACGGGCCCTCGAGGACGCCGACGTCGTGGTCGTCACCGGCGGCCTGGGGCCGACCGTCGACGACCTCACCCGGCACGCGGTCGCCGAGGTCGCGGGCGTGCCGCTGGATCGGCAGGCCCACCTCGAGGAGCGGCTGCGGGGTCAGTTCGCGGCCTACGGCTACGACCTGCCGGACGCGGCCCTGCAGCAGGCCGACCTGCCGCGGGGCGCGACCGCGCTGGAGAACCCGGTCGGCACCGCCCCCGGGCTGCGGGTGGAGCTGGGGGACCGGCTGGTCTTCGCCCTGCCCGGCCCGCCGCACGAGCTGGCCGCGGTCATGAGTGGCGGGGTGCTCGCCGAGATCGCCGCCCGCAGCGGCCAGGTGGTGCTGACCCGGACGTTGCACTGCGCCGGGCTCGGCGAGAGCGCCGTCGCCGGTCTGGTCGATGCGGCCGTTCCCGTGCCCGCCGGAGTCGCGCTGGCCTACCTCGCCGCAGGCGGCATCGTGCGGGTCCGCCTGACGACGGCTGCGGCCGGTGCGGCGGAGGCCGACCGGGTCCTGCACCCGCTGGTGGAGGCCGCCCGCGAGGTCCTGGGTGACAGCGTGTTCGGCCACGACGCCGACAACCTCGCGGCGGTCGTCGTCCGGCGGCTCGCGGCGGCCGGCGCCACCCTGGCCGTGGCCGAATCGCTGACCGCCGGGCTGCTGGGCGCGGCCGTGACGGAGATCCCCGGCAGCAGCGCGGTCTTCCGCGGCGGGGTGCAGGTCTATGCGAGCGACCTCAAGGTGAGCCTGGCCGGTGTGCCGGAGCAGGTGCTCGCCGCGCACGGCGCGGTCTCCTCGCCGACCGCCGCCGCCCTGGCCGACGGTGTCCGCGCGCGGCTCGGTGCGACGTACGGCCTGGGGCTCACCGGCGTGGCCGGGCCGGACCTGCAGGAGGGGCAGCCGGCCGGGACGCTGCACGTCGGCCTGTCCGGGCCGGCCGGCACGACGATCCGCTCGCTGCGCGTGCCGGGGGACCGGTCCAGGGTCCGGCTGCTGGCGGTGACCGCCGCCCTGGACCTGCTGCGGCGGGCGCTCCCGGCGGAATCCGGCGGCGGCTGA
- a CDS encoding helix-turn-helix transcriptional regulator: protein MAVLRTLLGEALRTSRLSQERTLREVSSAARVSLGYLSEVERGQKEASSELLASICRALGVRLSDVLREVSESLSVLEPEPAPGPQTLPARLPALEPVGAHGPPVPRRAGVPAVHDVVAAA, encoded by the coding sequence GTGGCGGTGCTCCGCACCCTGCTGGGCGAGGCCCTGCGCACCAGTCGACTGAGCCAGGAGCGCACCCTGCGCGAGGTCTCCTCGGCGGCGCGGGTCAGCCTGGGCTACCTCTCGGAGGTCGAGCGCGGACAGAAGGAGGCCTCCTCGGAGCTGCTGGCCAGCATCTGCCGTGCGCTGGGCGTCCGGCTGTCCGATGTCCTGCGCGAGGTCAGCGAGAGCCTGTCGGTGCTGGAGCCCGAGCCGGCGCCCGGCCCGCAGACCCTCCCCGCCCGGCTGCCGGCGCTGGAGCCGGTCGGTGCGCACGGCCCGCCCGTGCCGCGGCGCGCCGGCGTGCCCGCGGTGCACGACGTGGTCGCCGCTGCCTGA
- a CDS encoding PspA/IM30 family protein, with protein MANPFVKGWKYLMALLSGKLDEYSDPKIQIQQAIEEAQRSHQQLTQQAAAVIGNQRQLEMKLARQMSEVEKLQGSARQALVLADQSRAAGDEAKAQQYEQTANTFATQLVAGEQSMEDLKSLHDQALRAAEQAKTAVEQNAQHVQQKLAERSQLLTQLEQAKMQEQVSASLSSMSELSAPGSTPNLNEVRDKIEARYAKALGTAELAQNSVEGRMREVQTSSLEMAGASRLDQIRASMAGHQLSAPPAASPSLTSGTPTAAPADSGTPSIAPATEADPDKAP; from the coding sequence ATGGCCAACCCCTTCGTCAAGGGCTGGAAGTACCTGATGGCGCTGCTGTCCGGGAAGCTGGACGAGTACAGCGATCCCAAGATCCAGATCCAGCAGGCGATCGAGGAGGCCCAGCGGTCGCATCAGCAGCTGACACAGCAGGCGGCGGCCGTCATCGGCAACCAGCGCCAGCTGGAGATGAAGCTGGCCCGCCAGATGAGCGAGGTCGAGAAGCTGCAGGGCTCCGCGCGCCAGGCGCTCGTGCTGGCCGACCAGTCCCGCGCCGCGGGCGACGAGGCCAAGGCACAGCAGTACGAGCAGACCGCCAACACCTTCGCCACCCAGCTGGTCGCCGGGGAGCAGTCGATGGAGGACCTGAAGAGCCTGCACGACCAGGCGCTGCGGGCCGCGGAGCAGGCCAAGACGGCCGTCGAGCAGAACGCCCAGCACGTCCAGCAGAAGCTGGCCGAGCGCAGCCAGCTGCTCACCCAGCTCGAGCAGGCCAAGATGCAGGAGCAGGTCTCGGCCAGCCTGTCCTCGATGTCGGAGCTGTCCGCGCCGGGCAGCACGCCGAACCTCAACGAGGTGCGCGACAAGATCGAGGCGCGCTACGCCAAGGCCCTCGGCACCGCCGAGCTCGCCCAGAACAGCGTCGAAGGGCGGATGCGCGAGGTGCAGACCTCCTCGCTGGAGATGGCGGGTGCCTCACGGCTGGACCAGATCCGCGCCAGCATGGCCGGTCACCAGCTCAGCGCCCCGCCGGCCGCCTCCCCGTCGCTGACCAGCGG